From Riemerella anatipestifer ATCC 11845 = DSM 15868, a single genomic window includes:
- the secY gene encoding preprotein translocase subunit SecY, whose translation MKEFIQTLKNIWSLKELKDKILFTLGMILVYRFASYISLPAINMTEVGTLLEQYQNQGGSKQGAGLLGLLSSFTGGAFSRASIMALGIMPYISASIIVQLMGMAIPYLQKLQKDGESGRNTLNQITRWLTIAVCLVQAPSYLGSITGLFLPYSQFASAYYVDPSSIMFWLPSIVILVAGSVFAMWLGEKITDKGIGNGISILIMVGILADLPMAFIQEVTAQTGKGGMGTIMILVEILFWLVVVLLAIVLSVAVRKIPIQYVSRAQARGGNTRNLMQGARQWIPLKVNASGVMPIIFAQALMFVPGLLTKVDETNTFLAGFKNVFSWQYNLLFAILIIIFSFFYTAITIPVNQMADDLKRNGGLIPKVRPGQETADYLDDILSKITLPGAIFLAIFAVLPALVYGSLVQTDRFALFFGGTSLLIMVGVILDTVQQINTYLLNHHYDGLMQSKLSRTSNQ comes from the coding sequence ATGAAAGAATTTATACAAACACTTAAAAACATTTGGAGCCTTAAAGAGCTAAAGGATAAAATTCTTTTTACTTTAGGGATGATATTGGTGTATAGATTCGCATCCTATATATCTCTACCAGCTATCAACATGACAGAGGTAGGAACTCTTTTAGAGCAATACCAAAATCAAGGTGGTAGTAAACAGGGAGCAGGATTATTAGGTTTACTATCGTCATTCACTGGAGGTGCGTTTAGCCGTGCTTCCATTATGGCGTTAGGTATTATGCCTTATATTTCGGCTTCTATTATTGTTCAGCTGATGGGGATGGCTATTCCGTATTTACAGAAATTACAGAAAGATGGTGAATCGGGTAGAAATACTCTTAACCAAATTACGCGTTGGTTAACAATAGCGGTATGTTTGGTTCAAGCACCTTCTTATTTGGGTTCTATTACGGGGCTATTCTTACCTTACTCTCAGTTTGCATCAGCATACTATGTAGATCCTTCTTCTATTATGTTTTGGTTGCCTAGTATTGTAATTTTAGTTGCAGGTTCTGTATTTGCAATGTGGTTAGGAGAGAAAATTACAGATAAAGGTATAGGTAATGGTATATCAATACTAATTATGGTGGGGATTTTAGCCGATTTACCTATGGCTTTTATACAAGAGGTAACAGCTCAAACAGGTAAAGGAGGTATGGGAACTATCATGATATTGGTTGAAATTTTGTTTTGGCTAGTTGTAGTATTGTTAGCGATTGTACTCTCTGTCGCGGTAAGAAAAATACCTATTCAGTATGTGAGTAGAGCTCAAGCAAGAGGAGGAAATACAAGAAACCTTATGCAGGGAGCAAGACAGTGGATTCCATTGAAAGTTAATGCTTCTGGGGTGATGCCAATTATCTTTGCACAAGCATTAATGTTTGTACCTGGGCTTTTAACTAAAGTAGATGAAACAAACACTTTCCTAGCTGGATTTAAAAATGTATTTAGTTGGCAATACAACTTGCTGTTTGCTATACTTATCATTATCTTCTCATTCTTCTATACTGCTATTACAATTCCAGTAAATCAGATGGCTGATGACCTTAAAAGAAATGGAGGTTTAATTCCAAAGGTAAGACCTGGACAAGAGACTGCAGACTACTTAGATGATATTTTATCTAAAATTACTTTGCCAGGTGCAATTTTTTTAGCTATCTTTGCAGTCCTTCCGGCTTTAGTGTATGGAAGTTTGGTTCAAACAGATAGATTTGCTCTATTTTTTGGTGGTACCTCACTACTTATTATGGTGGGAGTTATCCTGGATACAGTACAGCAAATCAATACCTATTTGTTGAATCATCATTATGATGGGTTAATGCAATCTAAGTTGTCTAGAACATCTAACCAATAG
- the infA gene encoding translation initiation factor IF-1 has product MAKQKHIEQDGVIVEALSNAMFRVELENGHVLIAHISGKMRMHYIKLLPGDKVKLELSPYDLSKGRITFRY; this is encoded by the coding sequence ATGGCTAAACAGAAACACATAGAACAAGATGGCGTGATAGTGGAAGCACTATCTAACGCCATGTTTAGAGTAGAGCTAGAAAATGGGCATGTTTTGATAGCTCATATTTCTGGTAAAATGAGGATGCATTATATAAAACTTCTTCCAGGTGATAAAGTTAAATTGGAGCTTTCTCCGTATGACTTATCTAAAGGAAGAATTACATTTAGATATTAA